From Deltaproteobacteria bacterium, a single genomic window includes:
- a CDS encoding DEAD/DEAH box helicase encodes MTDEDVNDFDPAWQRGPMPGFLTRKTFDDFSLPKEVAQGITDAGFVNLSPIQALVIPVALTGKDVAGQAQTGTGKTAAFLVPLFTRLMSEPKIEGGGPSALVVAPTRELALQILADAQLLGAHTGFSSCAVVGGMDYAKQAGELKKGVDIVIGTPGRLIDYFKQKIFLTKDIKIAVIDEADRLLDLGFAKDMRYILKNLPPYNRRQTMLFSATLSYRVLELTYEYMNCPEFLDAPEATVLVAGVEESLFHVGVDEKFSLLLGLLRREDWTRAIIFANMKGTVEEVARRLSENGFPAEGITGDLVQKKRLALMQAFKNGELSILVATDVASRGIHVEDISHVINYDVPQDPENYIHRIGRTARAGKTGKAITLACDRTVFYLEGLESSLGHKIPVCWPEPDWYGEDLSKPGRPYRKKDSGPSRPGGRGSQGADRGRSRRPLSGKRPERPASGAVAPKPRAESEPRPATPSPDAPGADSRPKRRRRRKTGGNPSGNPSPAPSDNQPS; translated from the coding sequence ATGACAGATGAGGACGTGAACGATTTCGATCCCGCGTGGCAGCGGGGCCCCATGCCCGGCTTTCTCACCCGGAAGACCTTCGATGATTTCAGCCTTCCAAAGGAGGTGGCCCAGGGCATAACGGACGCAGGCTTCGTGAACTTGAGCCCCATCCAGGCCCTTGTCATCCCCGTGGCCCTCACAGGCAAGGACGTGGCGGGCCAGGCCCAGACAGGAACCGGAAAAACAGCGGCCTTCCTTGTTCCTCTCTTCACGCGCCTTATGTCCGAACCCAAGATCGAAGGCGGCGGCCCCTCGGCCCTCGTTGTGGCCCCCACCCGCGAGCTTGCCCTTCAGATACTCGCCGATGCGCAGCTGCTTGGCGCGCACACCGGCTTTTCCTCCTGCGCCGTTGTGGGCGGCATGGATTACGCCAAACAGGCCGGCGAGCTGAAAAAGGGCGTGGACATCGTAATCGGCACTCCGGGGCGCCTGATCGACTATTTCAAGCAGAAAATCTTTCTCACAAAAGACATAAAAATCGCGGTGATAGACGAGGCGGACAGACTTTTAGACCTTGGTTTCGCCAAGGACATGCGCTATATTCTGAAAAACCTCCCCCCCTACAACCGACGCCAGACCATGCTTTTTTCCGCCACCTTGAGCTACCGGGTGCTGGAACTGACATACGAATACATGAACTGCCCGGAGTTTCTGGACGCCCCCGAAGCCACGGTCCTGGTGGCCGGTGTCGAAGAGAGCCTTTTCCACGTGGGGGTGGACGAAAAATTCTCCCTTCTTCTGGGGCTTTTGAGGCGCGAGGACTGGACACGGGCCATCATCTTCGCCAACATGAAGGGCACTGTGGAGGAGGTTGCAAGGCGTCTTTCCGAAAACGGCTTTCCGGCGGAAGGCATAACCGGCGACCTTGTGCAGAAAAAGCGGCTGGCGCTCATGCAAGCCTTTAAAAACGGCGAGCTTTCCATCCTGGTGGCAACCGACGTGGCCTCACGGGGCATCCACGTGGAGGACATAAGCCACGTCATCAACTACGACGTACCCCAGGACCCTGAAAACTACATCCACAGAATAGGCCGCACGGCCCGCGCGGGCAAGACCGGAAAAGCCATAACCCTTGCCTGCGACCGCACGGTTTTCTACCTGGAAGGCCTGGAAAGCTCCCTTGGCCACAAGATTCCGGTATGCTGGCCCGAACCCGACTGGTACGGCGAGGACCTCTCCAAGCCGGGGCGTCCTTATCGCAAGAAGGATTCCGGGCCGTCAAGGCCGGGCGGAAGGGGAAGCCAGGGAGCGGACAGGGGCAGGAGCCGAAGGCCCCTTTCGGGCAAAAGGCCGGAGAGACCGGCTTCCGGCGCCGTTGCCCCCAAGCCCAGGGCCGAAAGCGAACCGCGCCCGGCTACTCCCTCGCCCGACGCGCCGGGAGCCGATTCCAGGCCAAAAAGAAGGCGGCGCAGAAAAACCGGCGGGAATCCTTCGGGAAATCCCTCCCCCGCACCCTCCGACAACCAGCCGTCCTGA
- a CDS encoding phosphotransferase family protein, giving the protein MDNLDKAKETRQGEELDAKKIEPFLKDSIPGLSGPVTVGQFPSGHSNLTYLITVGDTGLVLRRPPFGTKAKTAHDMGREFKILSALSPHFPCPKPLAYTEDESIIGAPFYVMERIKGIILRKDPPKGIDFTPVMAKKLCENLIDLHVKLHGLDYKALGLENFGKPEGYITRQVEGWSRRYRAARTPDAPDFEEAMQWLAGRIPQGVTRAAVIHGDYKFDNVVLDPNDPLKIIGVLDWEMATVGDPLMDLGSSLGYWVEASDPAELEAMRMMPTNMPGCLNRSKLVTLYEALSGRKVDDWPFYFCFGLFRLAVIAQQIYYRFHKGETKDERFARLIFAVHILDQVCTQVIQGA; this is encoded by the coding sequence ATGGATAATCTGGACAAGGCCAAGGAAACAAGGCAGGGCGAGGAGCTTGACGCCAAAAAGATCGAGCCCTTTCTGAAGGATTCCATACCGGGCCTTTCCGGCCCCGTCACCGTGGGCCAGTTCCCTTCCGGCCACTCGAACCTGACGTATCTCATAACGGTGGGCGACACCGGGCTCGTTCTGCGCCGCCCGCCCTTCGGCACCAAGGCCAAGACCGCCCACGACATGGGCCGGGAGTTTAAAATCCTCTCAGCCCTCTCCCCCCATTTCCCCTGCCCCAAGCCCCTTGCCTACACAGAGGACGAATCCATAATAGGCGCGCCCTTTTACGTGATGGAGCGCATAAAGGGCATAATCCTTCGCAAGGACCCGCCAAAGGGGATAGACTTCACACCCGTTATGGCGAAAAAGCTCTGCGAGAACCTGATCGATCTTCACGTAAAACTGCACGGCCTGGATTACAAGGCCCTGGGCCTGGAAAACTTCGGGAAACCGGAGGGCTACATAACAAGGCAGGTTGAAGGCTGGAGCAGGCGATACCGCGCCGCCCGCACCCCGGACGCCCCGGATTTCGAGGAGGCCATGCAGTGGCTGGCGGGCCGGATTCCCCAGGGCGTGACGCGGGCCGCCGTAATACATGGCGACTACAAGTTCGACAACGTGGTGCTGGACCCCAATGACCCCTTGAAGATAATCGGCGTGCTGGATTGGGAAATGGCCACCGTGGGCGATCCTTTAATGGACCTTGGAAGCTCCCTTGGCTACTGGGTTGAGGCTTCGGACCCGGCGGAGCTTGAGGCCATGCGCATGATGCCCACCAACATGCCGGGCTGCCTCAACCGAAGCAAGCTTGTGACGCTCTACGAGGCCCTTTCGGGCCGTAAGGTGGACGACTGGCCCTTCTACTTCTGCTTCGGCCTTTTCCGCCTGGCGGTCATCGCCCAGCAGATTTACTACCGCTTCCACAAGGGCGAAACCAAGGACGAACGCTTCGCCCGCCTTATTTTCGCGGTGCATATCTTGGATCAGGTGTGTACGCAAGTCATCCAGGGTGCCTGA
- a CDS encoding type II toxin-antitoxin system RelE/ParE family toxin: protein MAHYSVTFKPSVEKDFRALPKAVAHRVWAAIEKLAEEPLPRGALKLTGSESLYRLRIGDYRLIYGVDNEKSQVLIHHIRHRREVYRQF, encoded by the coding sequence ATGGCGCATTATAGCGTTACTTTCAAGCCTTCCGTGGAGAAGGATTTTCGTGCTCTTCCCAAGGCTGTCGCCCATCGGGTGTGGGCCGCCATCGAAAAGCTCGCCGAAGAGCCATTGCCGCGAGGGGCTTTGAAGCTGACAGGTTCGGAAAGCCTCTATCGCTTGCGTATTGGTGATTATCGGCTCATTTATGGCGTGGATAATGAAAAAAGCCAGGTATTGATTCACCATATCCGCCACAGGCGGGAAGTTTACAGGCAGTTTTAG
- a CDS encoding ferrous iron transport protein A — translation MLLSEMKQGDRGTIVKVGGEGSFRRRLLEMGFLRGSILTVVKYAPLKDPLEVIVGQSHVSLRVEEAAQIEMKSA, via the coding sequence ATGCTTCTAAGCGAAATGAAACAGGGCGACCGGGGGACCATAGTGAAGGTGGGCGGCGAGGGCTCCTTCCGCCGCAGGCTCCTTGAGATGGGCTTTCTGCGCGGCTCAATCCTCACCGTGGTGAAGTACGCGCCCCTCAAAGACCCCCTTGAGGTGATCGTGGGCCAAAGCCACGTTTCCCTCCGGGTGGAGGAGGCGGCGCAGATTGAGATGAAATCGGCCTGA
- a CDS encoding TetR/AcrR family transcriptional regulator, with product MITLAEFKNLVSVSKKDICQEIYAENADKIKVKKEDRVVKNLAKIFDATLAISNKKGFHAMSLRNLSEGAGLSMGALYSYFAGKDELLAMIQDQGRRLTARIMVSQVEAADGWREKLRAGITAHVYLSEAMQPWFYFSFMEARNLDKKQMKEAIASEIFTEQVLAEILVKGRAEGVFTVENPDMTAAIIKAMLQEWYVKRWKYRSRNVTVEEYVKFVIGWIEAVVCPGKPLPIE from the coding sequence ATGATAACCCTTGCCGAATTCAAGAACCTGGTTTCTGTGTCCAAAAAGGACATCTGCCAGGAGATTTACGCGGAAAACGCCGACAAGATCAAGGTGAAGAAGGAAGACCGGGTGGTGAAGAACCTGGCCAAAATCTTCGACGCAACCCTTGCGATCAGCAACAAGAAGGGTTTCCACGCCATGAGCCTTCGCAATCTTAGCGAGGGCGCGGGCCTTTCAATGGGGGCGCTTTATTCGTATTTCGCGGGAAAAGACGAGCTTTTAGCCATGATCCAGGACCAGGGCCGCCGCCTCACCGCCCGCATAATGGTCTCCCAGGTTGAGGCCGCCGACGGCTGGCGGGAAAAGCTGCGCGCCGGAATCACCGCCCACGTCTATCTTTCGGAGGCCATGCAGCCCTGGTTCTATTTCTCCTTCATGGAGGCCCGGAACCTGGACAAGAAGCAGATGAAGGAGGCCATCGCAAGCGAGATTTTCACCGAGCAGGTGCTTGCGGAAATCCTGGTCAAGGGGCGGGCGGAAGGCGTCTTTACCGTGGAAAACCCGGACATGACGGCGGCCATCATAAAGGCCATGCTCCAGGAATGGTACGTCAAACGCTGGAAATACCGCTCGCGGAACGTAACCGTCGAAGAATACGTAAAATTCGTCATCGGCTGGATCGAGGCCGTTGTCTGCCCCGGAAAGCCGCTTCCGATAGAATGA
- the feoB gene encoding ferrous iron transport protein B, whose amino-acid sequence MAKLTVALTGNPNSGKTTTFNNLTGTRQKVGNWPGVTVEKKLGAVSHKGVDLTVVDLPGTYSLTAFSIEEIVARNFILEEAPDLVVDIIDSSNLERSLFLATQLLDLDSPVLLVLNMSDVAKSRGQTIDAEKLSELLGVPVVSTVGNRNEGTEALLDAIVSAANKNACPDPGRRVRYTRDLEQAVETVRERLAAALSADCPFDLRWTAAKLIEHDSIVRENIEKALGENAPAVMATLDAVRERLADLFDDEPEIIMTEERYGFISGIIREVVKNSVQKKVDVSRNIDLVLTNRFLGFPIFIFFIWAMFQLTFTIGAYPQGWLESLMNLIISLAKDALPPGVGADLLTDGVLSGVGAVIVFLPNILILFFCIALFEDTGYMARAAFLMDRIMHLLGLHGKSFIPLLMGFGCNVPAIMAARTLESDRDRILTILINPLMSCSARLPVYVLLAGAFFPGRAGNVIFGIYLLGIVLAVVMGRIFSSTILKGCVAPFVMELPPYRMPMAKSLAIHMWDRAKMFLKKMGGVILVGSIIIWFLASFPKPDAPPPGTDPALAAAQAVETSFLGRMGHAVEPVFAPLGLDWKSGVALITGAVAKEVVVSTLGVLHQSDSEGGLSESLQKSGMTPLSALALMAFVLLYMPCLATVAAIRHETGSRKWTVFAVSYSTALAWLVSFGIYQGGRLLGLG is encoded by the coding sequence ATGGCAAAACTCACTGTCGCCCTTACGGGCAACCCCAACTCCGGCAAAACCACCACCTTCAACAACCTTACGGGCACCCGCCAGAAGGTGGGCAACTGGCCGGGGGTGACGGTGGAAAAAAAGCTCGGCGCGGTTTCGCACAAGGGCGTTGACCTCACCGTTGTTGACCTTCCCGGCACCTACAGCTTAACCGCCTTTTCCATAGAAGAGATTGTGGCTAGGAACTTCATCCTTGAAGAAGCGCCCGATCTGGTCGTCGACATAATCGATTCCTCCAACCTTGAGCGCTCGCTCTTTCTGGCCACCCAGCTTCTCGATCTCGATTCGCCGGTGCTACTGGTTCTCAACATGTCCGACGTGGCCAAGAGCCGTGGACAGACAATCGACGCGGAAAAACTCTCCGAGCTTCTGGGCGTTCCGGTTGTCTCCACCGTGGGCAACAGGAACGAGGGCACAGAGGCCCTTCTGGACGCCATCGTGTCTGCGGCCAACAAGAACGCCTGCCCGGACCCCGGACGCCGGGTGCGCTACACCCGCGACCTGGAACAGGCCGTGGAAACGGTTCGGGAGCGCCTGGCTGCGGCGCTTTCCGCCGACTGCCCCTTTGATCTGCGCTGGACAGCGGCCAAGCTCATCGAGCATGACTCCATCGTGCGGGAAAACATCGAAAAGGCCCTTGGCGAAAACGCCCCGGCGGTGATGGCCACCCTGGACGCCGTGCGGGAGCGGCTGGCGGACCTTTTCGACGACGAGCCGGAAATAATCATGACCGAGGAGCGCTACGGCTTCATTTCCGGCATAATCCGGGAGGTGGTGAAAAACTCGGTCCAGAAAAAGGTGGACGTTTCCCGCAACATCGATCTCGTTCTCACCAACCGGTTTCTGGGTTTTCCCATTTTCATCTTCTTCATCTGGGCCATGTTCCAGCTTACCTTTACCATAGGGGCCTATCCCCAGGGCTGGCTGGAAAGCCTCATGAACCTCATCATCAGCCTCGCCAAGGACGCACTTCCGCCCGGCGTGGGCGCGGATCTTTTGACCGACGGCGTGCTCTCCGGCGTTGGCGCGGTGATCGTGTTTCTCCCGAACATCCTTATTCTTTTCTTCTGCATCGCGCTTTTCGAAGACACCGGCTACATGGCCCGCGCGGCCTTTTTGATGGACAGGATAATGCATCTTCTGGGCCTGCACGGAAAAAGCTTCATCCCGCTCCTGATGGGTTTTGGCTGCAACGTGCCAGCAATAATGGCGGCCCGCACCCTTGAAAGCGACCGCGACCGCATTTTGACCATACTCATAAACCCGCTGATGTCCTGCTCGGCCCGGCTTCCGGTTTACGTGCTGCTTGCAGGGGCCTTTTTTCCGGGCAGGGCCGGAAACGTGATTTTCGGCATTTATTTATTGGGAATCGTTCTTGCGGTTGTTATGGGCAGGATTTTTTCATCTACGATTTTAAAGGGTTGCGTGGCTCCCTTTGTGATGGAGCTTCCCCCCTACCGGATGCCCATGGCAAAGAGCCTGGCCATCCACATGTGGGACCGGGCCAAGATGTTTCTGAAAAAGATGGGCGGGGTTATCCTGGTGGGCTCCATCATCATCTGGTTTCTGGCCTCCTTCCCGAAACCCGACGCCCCGCCCCCCGGAACCGATCCCGCGCTTGCCGCCGCGCAAGCCGTTGAAACGTCCTTTCTTGGCCGCATGGGCCATGCAGTGGAGCCGGTTTTCGCGCCCCTTGGCCTTGACTGGAAATCGGGAGTGGCCCTCATCACCGGCGCGGTCGCCAAGGAGGTGGTCGTCAGCACCCTTGGGGTTCTCCACCAGTCCGATTCCGAAGGCGGGCTGTCGGAATCCCTGCAAAAATCCGGCATGACTCCCCTATCGGCCCTGGCCCTCATGGCCTTCGTCCTCCTCTACATGCCCTGCCTCGCCACCGTCGCCGCCATCCGCCACGAGACCGGAAGCCGCAAGTGGACCGTCTTCGCCGTAAGCTACTCCACCGCCCTTGCGTGGTTGGTCTCTTTTGGTATATACCAAGGCGGTAGATTGTTGGGCCTGGGGTAG
- a CDS encoding acyl-CoA dehydrogenase family protein — protein MDFTVSEKMQAVCQLAREFVDKELIPLEREFLGKTFAEVEPILNQKRDMVKKMELWAPNLPKDIGGMGLNLMEHGLVSEVLGRCPLGHYVFGCQAPDAGNAEILHKYGTPEQVEKYLQPLADGKIRSCFSMTEVDMPGSNPVMMDATAVKDGDDYIINGHKWYSTAADGSKFSIIMAVTNPENPSPYLRASMIIVPTDTPGFNLVRNIPVMGHSGDGYFSHGEIIYQSCRVPQSNLLGPEGTGFVIAQDRLGPGRIHHCMRWLGVASRSFDLMCERAVYRKMGPDRNLASKQIVQQWIADSAAEIQAARLMVLHAAWAMETLGHKEARDEVSMIKFVVANTMNRVVDRALQVHGGLGMTDDTPIAFFFRHERAARIYDGADEVHKAALARRILDRYKK, from the coding sequence ATGGACTTCACCGTTTCAGAAAAGATGCAGGCAGTCTGCCAGCTCGCCCGCGAGTTCGTTGACAAGGAACTCATTCCCCTTGAGCGCGAATTCCTGGGAAAGACCTTCGCAGAGGTCGAGCCCATTTTGAACCAGAAGCGCGACATGGTGAAAAAAATGGAGCTTTGGGCCCCCAACCTTCCCAAAGACATCGGCGGCATGGGCTTGAATCTCATGGAACACGGCCTTGTCTCCGAGGTTCTGGGCCGCTGCCCCCTTGGCCACTACGTTTTCGGCTGCCAGGCCCCGGACGCGGGCAACGCCGAAATCCTCCACAAGTACGGAACGCCGGAGCAGGTGGAAAAGTATCTTCAGCCTTTGGCCGACGGAAAAATCCGTTCCTGCTTTTCCATGACCGAGGTTGACATGCCCGGCTCCAACCCGGTCATGATGGACGCAACGGCGGTGAAGGACGGCGACGATTACATAATTAACGGCCACAAGTGGTACTCCACGGCGGCGGACGGCTCAAAATTCTCCATCATCATGGCGGTCACCAACCCGGAAAACCCCTCGCCCTATCTTAGGGCCAGCATGATAATCGTGCCCACCGACACTCCGGGCTTCAACCTCGTGCGCAACATTCCGGTCATGGGCCACAGCGGCGACGGCTACTTTTCCCACGGCGAGATCATCTACCAGTCCTGCCGGGTGCCCCAATCGAACCTTTTAGGCCCCGAAGGCACGGGCTTCGTCATCGCCCAGGACAGACTCGGACCCGGACGAATCCACCACTGCATGCGCTGGCTCGGCGTGGCATCCCGCAGTTTCGATCTGATGTGCGAACGCGCCGTTTACCGCAAGATGGGGCCGGACAGAAACCTTGCCTCCAAGCAGATCGTACAGCAGTGGATCGCCGACTCCGCCGCCGAAATCCAGGCCGCCCGCCTCATGGTTCTCCACGCCGCATGGGCAATGGAAACCCTTGGCCACAAGGAGGCCCGCGACGAGGTGTCCATGATAAAATTCGTGGTGGCCAACACCATGAACCGGGTGGTTGACCGGGCCCTCCAGGTCCACGGCGGCCTTGGAATGACCGACGACACCCCCATAGCCTTCTTCTTCCGCCACGAACGCGCGGCCCGCATCTACGACGGCGCGGACGAAGTCCATAAGGCGGCGCTGGCAAGAAGGATTCTGGACCGGTACAAAAAGTAA
- a CDS encoding histidine phosphatase family protein produces the protein MSVIIHLIRHGQASFGAANYDLLSTVGRRQADLYADHAVRLSMRFDACYTGNMVRHRQTAEPLSARPETPALTVLAEFDEFDAGTVWNHEVSRMIREDPDVAADVAKCLTDKKAFARLFEKMMKAWARGEIDPGVGENWRAFTQRVRDGLQKVADENADARHVAVFTSAGPVSAAMQAVLGLSEEKTMELAFAVRNASVTRIKATPRGLFLLGFNDTAHLEITGDRNLLTLR, from the coding sequence TTGAGCGTCATAATCCATTTGATTCGCCACGGCCAGGCCTCCTTCGGGGCCGCCAACTACGACCTCTTATCAACCGTGGGCCGGCGTCAGGCAGACCTTTACGCGGACCACGCGGTGCGCCTTTCCATGCGGTTTGATGCTTGCTACACCGGCAACATGGTGCGCCACAGGCAGACCGCCGAGCCCCTTTCGGCCCGGCCCGAAACCCCGGCGCTGACTGTTCTGGCCGAGTTCGACGAGTTCGACGCGGGAACGGTGTGGAATCACGAGGTAAGCCGCATGATCCGGGAAGACCCCGACGTGGCCGCAGACGTGGCCAAGTGCCTTACCGACAAAAAAGCCTTTGCCCGGCTTTTCGAGAAAATGATGAAGGCCTGGGCAAGGGGCGAGATCGACCCCGGAGTGGGCGAAAACTGGCGGGCCTTCACCCAAAGGGTGCGCGACGGGCTTCAAAAAGTGGCCGACGAAAACGCGGATGCCCGCCACGTGGCGGTCTTCACCTCGGCAGGCCCGGTGTCCGCCGCCATGCAGGCGGTTCTGGGGCTATCCGAAGAAAAGACCATGGAGCTCGCCTTCGCCGTACGCAACGCCTCGGTCACACGCATAAAGGCCACCCCGCGCGGCCTCTTCCTTCTGGGCTTCAACGACACCGCGCATCTCGAAATAACGGGCGACAGAAACCTTCTCACCCTTCGATAG